A portion of the Nitratidesulfovibrio termitidis HI1 genome contains these proteins:
- the rpmA gene encoding 50S ribosomal protein L27 produces MAHKKAGGSSRNGRDSAGQRRGVKRFGGEQVLAGNILVRQLGTRVHPGDNVGMGRDYTLFATVEGTVKYEKYTRKKKVQTRVHVVPAQA; encoded by the coding sequence ATGGCACATAAAAAAGCAGGCGGCAGCTCTCGCAACGGTCGCGACAGCGCCGGACAACGCCGCGGCGTGAAGCGCTTCGGCGGCGAGCAGGTTCTGGCCGGCAACATTCTGGTTCGTCAGCTGGGCACCCGCGTGCACCCCGGCGACAACGTGGGCATGGGCAGGGACTACACCCTGTTCGCCACCGTCGAGGGCACCGTGAAGTACGAAAAGTACACCCGCAAGAAGAAGGTCCAGACCCGCGTGCACGTGGTGCCCGCCCAGGCGTAG
- the rplU gene encoding 50S ribosomal protein L21: MYAIIETGGKQFRVEEGGKIFVEKLEAEAGSEIVIDKVLMLGGGAFSVGAPYVEGAKVTAEVVEHGRGEKLIVFKKWRRNDSRKKQGHRQDFTALKIKAIQA; this comes from the coding sequence ATGTACGCGATTATTGAAACGGGTGGCAAACAGTTCCGCGTCGAAGAAGGCGGCAAGATCTTCGTCGAGAAGCTCGAGGCCGAAGCCGGCAGCGAAATTGTCATCGATAAGGTTCTGATGCTGGGCGGCGGCGCGTTTTCCGTCGGCGCTCCCTATGTGGAAGGCGCGAAGGTCACCGCCGAGGTGGTCGAACACGGTCGCGGCGAAAAGCTCATCGTGTTCAAGAAGTGGCGCCGCAACGACTCCCGCAAGAAGCAGGGCCACCGTCAGGACTTTACGGCCCTGAAGATCAAGGCCATCCAGGCCTAG
- the rfbA gene encoding glucose-1-phosphate thymidylyltransferase RfbA — protein sequence MKGIILAGGSGTRLYPITMGVSKQLMPVYDKPMIYYPLSVLMLAGIREICIITTPADQPRFRELLGDGAQLGLSFTYIEQPRPEGLAQAFLLARDFLAGEPSCLILGDNLFYGDRLPSLLRQCARLEHGGVVFGYKVRDPERYGVVEFDTACKVISIEEKPAEPRSRFAVTGLYFYDGRAPELAAQLAPSPRGELEITDLNNLYLREGSLSVEFLGRGVAWLDTGTFESLHQAASFVRAVQDRQGLKIACIEEIAWRKGYIDDAALRTLAAPMLKNDYGRYLMDIMEDRLRV from the coding sequence ATGAAAGGCATCATTCTCGCCGGGGGTTCCGGCACGCGGCTCTATCCCATCACCATGGGCGTCTCCAAGCAGCTCATGCCGGTGTACGACAAGCCCATGATCTACTATCCGCTGTCGGTGCTGATGCTGGCGGGCATCCGCGAGATATGCATCATCACCACCCCGGCGGACCAGCCGCGCTTTCGCGAACTGCTGGGCGACGGCGCCCAACTGGGCCTTTCGTTCACCTACATCGAGCAGCCCCGGCCCGAAGGGCTGGCCCAGGCCTTTCTGCTGGCACGCGACTTTCTGGCCGGGGAACCCAGCTGCCTGATCCTTGGCGACAACCTGTTCTACGGCGACCGGCTGCCATCATTGCTGCGGCAGTGCGCCAGGCTGGAGCACGGCGGCGTGGTGTTCGGCTACAAGGTGCGCGACCCGGAACGCTACGGCGTGGTGGAGTTCGACACGGCGTGCAAGGTCATCAGCATCGAGGAAAAGCCCGCCGAGCCCAGGTCGCGCTTTGCCGTCACCGGCCTCTACTTCTATGACGGACGCGCGCCGGAACTGGCCGCGCAACTCGCCCCCTCGCCGCGCGGCGAACTGGAAATCACCGATCTGAACAACCTGTACCTGCGCGAAGGCAGCCTGTCGGTGGAATTTCTGGGGCGCGGCGTGGCCTGGCTGGATACCGGCACCTTCGAATCGCTGCATCAGGCGGCCTCGTTCGTGCGGGCCGTGCAGGACCGGCAGGGGCTGAAGATCGCCTGCATAGAAGAAATCGCCTGGCGCAAGGGCTACATCGACGACGCCGCCCTGCGCACGCTGGCCGCCCCCATGCTGAAGAACGACTATGGCCGCTACCTGATGGACATCATGGAAGACCGCCTGCGGGTGTGA
- the rlmD gene encoding 23S rRNA (uracil(1939)-C(5))-methyltransferase RlmD gives MSDTTPRPGDLLELTVEGLAAGGRAVCRHEGRVVFVAGGLPGQRVRAKLTTVKRRFAEATLDAVLEPSPVQCAPFCAHFGECGGCAWQDLPYTEQLRWKERFVVDALGRIGGLRDANVLPILASPAERGFRNKMEFAFSQDRDGQLHLGLRRRASRAVVDITECHLQTPLTVRIVEAVRDLARESGLPGWDDRRQDGFWRFLVVREPELGRDAGTAAPAEGESPQGRQCMIQCITGRHPGAAQAVSRLAEALRARFPEVTGVVHSLRLDPEQIAYGERVLAVDGEAVLTERLGGNDLLLGPDSFFQTNTAAAGLLYDEARRMAAAGPDDTVWDLYSGVGAIALHLARTAGAVRGFEITPEAVNDARANASRNNILNCSFVSGDVRASLRRERPGEGVSPRVVVMDPPRAGLHEDVVEAVAAHQPERIVYVSCNPATMARDVALFTARGYALQEARPVDLFPHSPHVECVALLTRTGE, from the coding sequence ATGTCCGATACCACTCCCCGCCCCGGCGACCTTCTGGAACTGACCGTGGAAGGCCTTGCCGCTGGCGGCCGCGCCGTGTGCCGCCACGAAGGCCGCGTCGTGTTCGTGGCGGGCGGCCTGCCCGGCCAGCGCGTGCGCGCCAAGCTGACAACGGTTAAGCGCCGCTTTGCCGAGGCCACGCTGGACGCCGTGCTGGAACCCTCGCCCGTGCAGTGTGCCCCGTTCTGCGCCCACTTCGGCGAGTGCGGCGGCTGCGCCTGGCAGGATCTGCCCTACACCGAGCAACTGCGCTGGAAGGAGCGCTTCGTGGTTGACGCGCTGGGGCGCATCGGCGGCCTGCGCGACGCCAACGTGCTGCCCATCCTGGCCTCCCCCGCCGAGCGCGGCTTTCGCAACAAGATGGAATTCGCCTTCAGCCAGGACCGCGACGGCCAGTTGCATCTGGGCCTGCGCCGCCGCGCCTCGCGCGCGGTGGTGGACATAACGGAGTGCCACCTGCAAACGCCGCTTACGGTGCGCATCGTCGAGGCTGTGCGCGACCTTGCGCGCGAAAGCGGTCTGCCGGGCTGGGACGACCGCAGACAGGACGGCTTCTGGCGCTTTCTGGTGGTGCGTGAACCGGAACTTGGCCGCGATGCCGGTACCGCCGCCCCGGCGGAAGGCGAAAGCCCGCAGGGCCGCCAGTGCATGATCCAGTGCATCACCGGGCGGCACCCCGGCGCGGCGCAGGCCGTGTCCCGCCTGGCCGAGGCGCTGCGCGCCCGCTTCCCCGAGGTGACCGGCGTGGTGCATTCGCTGCGCCTGGACCCGGAGCAGATCGCCTACGGCGAACGGGTGCTGGCCGTGGACGGCGAAGCCGTGCTGACCGAACGCCTGGGCGGCAACGACCTGCTGCTGGGCCCCGACTCGTTCTTCCAGACCAACACCGCCGCGGCGGGCCTGCTGTACGACGAGGCACGCCGCATGGCCGCCGCCGGGCCGGACGACACGGTGTGGGATCTGTACTCCGGCGTGGGGGCCATCGCCCTGCACCTGGCCCGCACTGCCGGGGCGGTGCGCGGCTTCGAGATCACGCCCGAGGCGGTCAACGACGCCCGCGCCAATGCCTCGCGCAACAACATCCTGAACTGTTCCTTCGTCTCCGGCGACGTGCGCGCCAGCCTGCGCCGCGAACGGCCCGGCGAGGGTGTGTCGCCGCGCGTCGTGGTCATGGACCCGCCCCGCGCGGGCCTGCACGAGGATGTGGTGGAAGCCGTGGCCGCCCACCAGCCCGAGCGCATCGTGTACGTTTCGTGCAATCCGGCCACCATGGCTCGCGACGTGGCGCTGTTCACGGCGCGCGGATATGCGCTGCAAGAGGCGCGTCCGGTCGACCTGTTCCCCCATTCGCCCCACGTGGAATGCGTGGCCCTGCTGACCCGCACAGGGGAGTAG
- a CDS encoding multiheme c-type cytochrome produces MLLALPIAGRLTSTALAAEARSYVGTDACAPCHADQHATFRKYAKKSNSAHSVKVMASKLSKEEVQGCYACHTTGYGKPGGFVSFEATPHLADAGCEVCHGPGSAHVESGGDVSLIDKPTMEGCVVCHNEQRVRSFNFKPLLHGGAH; encoded by the coding sequence GTGCTGCTGGCATTGCCCATTGCCGGTCGGCTGACCTCCACGGCGTTGGCCGCCGAAGCGCGCAGCTACGTGGGCACCGACGCCTGCGCCCCCTGCCATGCCGACCAGCACGCCACCTTTCGCAAGTACGCCAAGAAATCCAACTCCGCCCACAGCGTGAAGGTCATGGCCTCCAAGCTGAGCAAGGAAGAAGTGCAGGGCTGCTACGCCTGCCACACCACCGGCTACGGCAAGCCGGGCGGGTTCGTCAGCTTCGAGGCCACCCCCCACCTGGCCGACGCGGGGTGCGAGGTCTGCCACGGTCCCGGTTCCGCCCACGTGGAATCTGGGGGCGACGTTTCGCTCATCGACAAGCCCACCATGGAAGGCTGCGTGGTCTGCCACAACGAGCAGCGGGTGCGCAGCTTCAACTTCAAGCCGTTGCTGCACGGCGGCGCGCACTAG
- a CDS encoding pyridoxamine 5'-phosphate oxidase family protein: MRHKDREVTDTAEIWAGVAASPWMTMALCDGAEPYAVPLSFGVADGAIYFHSSRKGHKVELLRSGGTVCCSFVPYAEVVRPADGTGCKFSMRFLSVLAWGRPEELHDPADVSVAVRALLTAVQAPDAPVNEEAVGRTAFFRLVPDRMTASRHA; the protein is encoded by the coding sequence ATGCGCCACAAGGACAGGGAAGTGACCGACACTGCGGAAATATGGGCGGGCGTGGCCGCCAGCCCGTGGATGACCATGGCGCTGTGCGACGGCGCAGAACCGTATGCCGTGCCGTTGTCGTTCGGGGTGGCGGACGGGGCCATCTATTTCCATTCATCGCGCAAGGGCCACAAGGTGGAACTGCTGCGGAGCGGCGGAACGGTCTGCTGTTCGTTCGTGCCCTATGCGGAGGTGGTCAGGCCGGCGGACGGCACGGGGTGCAAGTTCTCCATGCGCTTCCTGAGCGTGCTTGCCTGGGGGCGGCCCGAAGAGTTGCACGACCCCGCCGACGTGTCTGTGGCGGTGCGTGCCCTGCTGACCGCCGTGCAGGCCCCGGATGCCCCGGTCAATGAGGAAGCCGTGGGCCGCACGGCGTTTTTCCGGCTGGTGCCGGACAGGATGACCGCCTCGCGCCACGCATAG
- a CDS encoding AtpZ/AtpI family protein yields the protein MFFNNWFKINDKKYLDAISTAGVIGLHMVSATVVGLAMGWYLDRWLGTKPWLTGVFLILGIVAGFKNVWLDSRRLLKAQDKEDAERFGPKD from the coding sequence ATGTTCTTCAATAATTGGTTCAAAATCAACGACAAGAAATACCTCGACGCCATTTCCACCGCCGGGGTCATCGGGCTGCACATGGTGTCGGCCACGGTGGTCGGCCTGGCAATGGGCTGGTACCTTGATCGTTGGTTGGGAACGAAGCCGTGGCTCACCGGGGTGTTCCTGATTCTCGGCATTGTCGCCGGGTTCAAGAACGTCTGGCTTGACTCGCGGAGGCTGCTCAAGGCCCAGGACAAGGAAGATGCTGAAAGGTTTGGCCCGAAAGACTGA
- a CDS encoding ATP synthase subunit I, with amino-acid sequence MLKGLARKTDEWLWRKGFRSSEIRLLLRCQILVSGASLLVGVACAPLWDWGLWFGVGAALSTFNFYALAKFVQGIVFMPYTRAMAAGLMFRFYGRLLLTGLVLFGLIVWLKVSVSALLAGLSTCVLSIAAWGIARGAGQKVKEA; translated from the coding sequence ATGCTGAAAGGTTTGGCCCGAAAGACTGATGAATGGCTGTGGCGCAAGGGGTTCCGCTCGTCGGAAATCCGCCTGCTGCTGCGCTGCCAGATTCTGGTTTCGGGGGCGTCCTTGCTTGTCGGGGTTGCGTGCGCGCCTCTCTGGGACTGGGGGTTGTGGTTCGGCGTGGGGGCCGCGCTATCGACCTTCAATTTCTACGCCTTGGCCAAGTTCGTGCAGGGCATCGTTTTCATGCCGTACACGCGCGCCATGGCGGCCGGGCTCATGTTCAGATTCTACGGTCGGCTGCTGCTCACCGGTCTGGTCCTTTTCGGCCTGATCGTTTGGCTAAAGGTCTCTGTCTCCGCGCTGCTGGCGGGGCTGTCCACGTGCGTTCTCAGTATCGCCGCGTGGGGAATAGCCAGGGGCGCAGGACAAAAAGTGAAGGAGGCGTAG
- the atpB gene encoding F0F1 ATP synthase subunit A has product MAGGLPHPVLWSTLLHVDQVTIGGATVEFKHVFYTWCAMAVLFSLGLVVRGGLKLVPGGIQNVFEVVIGGLEDFVVTNIGEDGRKVFPLLGGIFLFILFQNLLGLVPGCDAPTANVNTNAAMAVFVFLYYNYQGIKRWGPGYIKHFMGPMWWLTPLMLPLELISHTARPLSLTLRLFGNIRGEEIVMVLFFLMAPIVGTIPVYFLFLLGKVLQSFIFFMLTMIYLKGAFEHAH; this is encoded by the coding sequence ATGGCTGGTGGATTGCCGCATCCGGTACTCTGGTCCACGCTGTTGCATGTGGATCAGGTCACCATCGGTGGAGCGACCGTCGAATTCAAGCATGTCTTCTACACGTGGTGTGCCATGGCCGTCCTGTTCAGCCTGGGCCTTGTGGTCCGCGGCGGGCTGAAACTGGTGCCCGGCGGCATACAGAACGTTTTCGAGGTGGTCATCGGGGGTCTTGAAGACTTCGTGGTGACCAACATCGGCGAGGATGGACGCAAGGTGTTTCCGCTGCTTGGCGGCATCTTCCTGTTCATTCTCTTCCAGAACCTGCTGGGGCTGGTCCCCGGCTGCGATGCGCCCACGGCCAACGTGAACACCAACGCGGCCATGGCCGTCTTCGTGTTCCTGTACTACAACTACCAGGGCATCAAGCGCTGGGGGCCGGGCTACATCAAGCATTTCATGGGTCCCATGTGGTGGCTCACGCCGCTGATGCTGCCGCTGGAACTCATCTCGCACACCGCGCGCCCGCTTTCGCTGACGCTGCGTCTGTTCGGGAACATCCGCGGTGAAGAAATCGTCATGGTGCTGTTCTTCCTGATGGCTCCCATCGTTGGCACCATTCCGGTGTACTTCCTGTTCCTGCTGGGCAAGGTCCTTCAGTCGTTCATCTTCTTCATGCTGACGATGATCTACCTGAAGGGCGCTTTCGAACACGCCCACTAG
- a CDS encoding ATP synthase F0 subunit C produces the protein MRKFLMIALNTVALMSFAALAFAADGKMDAGALGLTCLAAAIGMAIAAAGCGLGQGMGLKAACEGTARNPEAGGKIMVTLILGLAFIESLAIYALVVNLILLVANPFVG, from the coding sequence ATGCGCAAGTTTCTGATGATCGCCCTGAACACCGTGGCCCTGATGTCCTTTGCCGCCCTTGCCTTCGCCGCCGATGGCAAGATGGACGCTGGCGCGCTTGGCCTGACCTGCCTCGCCGCCGCCATCGGCATGGCCATCGCCGCCGCCGGTTGCGGCCTCGGCCAGGGCATGGGCCTCAAGGCTGCCTGCGAAGGCACCGCGCGCAACCCCGAAGCGGGCGGCAAGATCATGGTTACCCTGATCCTGGGCCTGGCCTTCATCGAATCCCTCGCCATCTACGCCCTCGTGGTGAACCTGATCCTGCTCGTCGCCAACCCCTTCGTGGGCTAG
- a CDS encoding redox-sensing transcriptional repressor Rex produces the protein MAVRRTTSAKRETNQAMQTPKSEHIPRATIQRLAVYVQVLENLLREGTDVISSEPLAKACNVNASQIRKDLAYFGEFGVRGVGYYVKSLIESITSVLGVNREWSTVLVGVGNLGRALLNHKEFKLRGFHIVGAFDCDPFKIGEEVSGLEVVCTKRLKEKVADLDVEIGIITTPPERAQRAANHLVDAGIKGILNFAPARITVPDDVFVEYVDFFHHLYALSFNITFDRANR, from the coding sequence ATGGCGGTTCGCCGTACGACATCCGCCAAACGAGAGACCAATCAAGCCATGCAAACCCCCAAGAGCGAACACATTCCCCGCGCAACCATCCAGCGCCTTGCCGTATACGTGCAGGTGCTGGAAAACCTGCTGCGTGAAGGGACCGACGTCATCTCCTCCGAACCGTTGGCTAAGGCGTGCAACGTCAACGCATCGCAAATCCGCAAGGACCTTGCCTACTTCGGCGAGTTCGGCGTGCGTGGCGTGGGCTATTACGTCAAGAGCCTCATCGAATCCATCACCAGCGTTCTCGGAGTGAACCGTGAATGGAGCACCGTGCTTGTCGGGGTGGGCAACCTGGGCCGCGCGCTGCTGAACCACAAGGAATTCAAGCTGCGCGGCTTCCACATCGTGGGCGCCTTCGACTGCGACCCCTTCAAGATCGGCGAGGAAGTCTCCGGCCTTGAAGTGGTGTGCACCAAGCGGCTGAAGGAAAAGGTGGCCGACCTCGACGTGGAGATCGGCATCATCACCACCCCGCCGGAGCGCGCCCAGCGCGCCGCCAACCACCTTGTGGACGCGGGCATCAAGGGCATCCTCAACTTCGCGCCCGCGCGCATCACGGTGCCGGACGACGTGTTCGTGGAGTACGTGGACTTTTTCCACCACCTCTACGCGCTGTCGTTCAACATCACCTTCGACCGGGCCAACCGCTGA
- a CDS encoding SAM hydrolase/SAM-dependent halogenase family protein → MDTPHRPSASACPPTATSTSSTPGSVSGKPRAHARCFALLTDFGLDDPYVGQLKGVLHRLAPAVPVIDISHGVPPHRVETAAFFLAASHPHFPAGSIFICVVDPGVGTPRGLVSMETGGQVMLAPDNGLLHLAAEARPDAVLRKLDPDRLPDPQSATFHGRDVLAPLAARLAGGESLAAFGDPVLPTDLARPAWAAPRRESDGVHAAVLHADRFGNVVLNLSLREWDWLAACRLHLPDGTLIDIARAATYAGIPAGRTGLVAGSQGYLELAADKASAAERHWLHPGTEVLLEDCR, encoded by the coding sequence ATGGACACCCCCCATCGCCCATCCGCATCGGCCTGTCCCCCAACCGCAACGTCCACGTCGTCCACCCCCGGGTCCGTGTCCGGCAAACCCCGCGCCCATGCCCGCTGCTTCGCCCTGCTGACCGATTTCGGGCTGGACGACCCGTACGTGGGCCAGCTGAAAGGCGTACTGCACCGGCTGGCCCCCGCCGTGCCGGTCATCGACATTTCCCACGGGGTACCGCCCCACCGGGTGGAAACCGCCGCCTTCTTCCTTGCGGCCAGCCATCCGCACTTTCCTGCCGGGTCCATCTTCATCTGCGTGGTGGACCCCGGCGTGGGCACCCCGCGCGGCCTTGTCTCCATGGAAACCGGCGGACAGGTGATGCTGGCCCCGGACAACGGCCTGCTGCACCTGGCGGCGGAGGCCCGTCCCGACGCGGTGCTGCGCAAGCTGGACCCGGACCGCCTGCCCGACCCGCAAAGCGCCACCTTTCACGGGCGCGACGTGCTGGCCCCGCTGGCCGCGCGCCTGGCGGGCGGCGAATCCCTTGCCGCCTTCGGCGACCCGGTACTGCCCACGGATCTCGCCCGCCCCGCTTGGGCCGCACCCCGGCGCGAGTCCGACGGCGTGCATGCCGCCGTGCTGCACGCGGACCGCTTCGGCAACGTGGTGCTGAACCTCTCGCTGCGCGAATGGGACTGGCTGGCCGCCTGCCGTCTGCACCTGCCGGACGGCACCCTGATCGACATCGCCCGCGCCGCCACCTACGCGGGCATTCCCGCCGGGCGCACCGGGCTGGTGGCGGGCAGTCAGGGCTATCTGGAACTTGCGGCGGACAAGGCCTCCGCCGCCGAACGCCACTGGCTGCATCCGGGCACGGAAGTGCTGCTAGAGGATTGCCGGTGA
- a CDS encoding adenosylcobinamide-GDP ribazoletransferase translates to MKLAPLLAAQWRALVLSTGFLTRLAPARAATDAEMAAGVAHYPLVGLLAGLVCAGPFLLGLLAGHPWVQALGYAALLLWATRGLHWDGWADLMDAWGSSATGDRFWDILKDSRIGAFGVLGLVFGVSGQVVLAHEVITMGRAGALVWAPVLGRAACVVLAACVPPGTRSTLGRLTSAGATHMAMLFCVGVAAATGVALAGPPAVLAAAVPCACAVAWLAALARREGGLNGDFLGACIILGELSALLGTILA, encoded by the coding sequence GTGAAACTGGCCCCCCTGCTGGCCGCCCAATGGCGCGCCCTTGTCCTGTCCACGGGCTTCCTGACCCGGCTTGCTCCGGCCCGCGCCGCCACCGATGCGGAAATGGCCGCCGGTGTGGCCCATTACCCGCTGGTGGGCCTGCTGGCAGGGCTGGTATGCGCCGGGCCGTTCCTGCTGGGGCTGCTGGCCGGGCATCCCTGGGTGCAGGCCTTGGGGTATGCGGCCCTGCTGCTGTGGGCCACGCGTGGTCTGCACTGGGACGGATGGGCCGACCTGATGGACGCCTGGGGCAGTTCCGCCACCGGCGACCGGTTCTGGGACATCCTGAAGGACAGCCGCATCGGGGCCTTCGGGGTGCTGGGCCTCGTCTTTGGCGTGTCGGGGCAGGTGGTGCTGGCCCACGAGGTCATCACCATGGGCCGGGCCGGGGCGCTGGTGTGGGCTCCCGTGCTGGGGCGCGCCGCCTGCGTGGTGCTGGCGGCCTGCGTGCCGCCCGGCACCCGCTCTACCCTGGGTCGCCTGACATCCGCCGGGGCCACCCACATGGCCATGCTGTTCTGCGTCGGGGTGGCCGCCGCCACCGGCGTGGCCCTGGCCGGGCCGCCCGCCGTACTGGCCGCCGCCGTGCCATGTGCCTGCGCCGTGGCCTGGCTGGCTGCGCTGGCCCGACGCGAGGGCGGTCTTAACGGCGATTTTCTGGGGGCGTGCATCATTCTGGGCGAATTGTCCGCACTGCTGGGCACAATACTGGCGTAA
- the fliJ gene encoding flagellar export protein FliJ, which produces MPPFRFRLQQVLDYREQLEEQAKLAFARAKAAHEAQQRQVEAVRAAIAEAERKLYEDARLTRDELWLQRNFLRGLREDLTHAELRLRMLAQMMEQARSELVKKSQERKLLEKLKDKQAARHAHDELLREQRTYDETATLRFEPPSF; this is translated from the coding sequence ATGCCCCCGTTCCGTTTCCGCCTGCAACAGGTTCTCGACTACCGGGAACAGTTGGAGGAGCAGGCCAAACTGGCCTTCGCCCGCGCCAAGGCCGCCCACGAGGCGCAGCAGCGCCAGGTGGAGGCGGTGCGCGCGGCCATTGCCGAAGCGGAACGGAAGCTGTACGAAGACGCGCGCCTCACGCGCGACGAACTCTGGCTGCAACGCAACTTCCTGCGCGGCCTGCGCGAAGACCTGACCCACGCCGAACTGCGCCTGCGCATGCTGGCCCAGATGATGGAACAGGCCCGCAGCGAACTGGTGAAAAAATCGCAGGAACGCAAACTGCTGGAAAAGCTCAAGGACAAACAGGCGGCCCGCCATGCGCACGACGAACTCCTCCGCGAACAGCGTACCTATGACGAAACCGCAACGCTTCGCTTCGAGCCTCCGTCTTTCTAG
- a CDS encoding MotE family protein, whose translation MTKPQRFASSLRLSRLCRWLLTAAAIKVALLVAFALEQPWPFATADAPISVSDMSGASGVPASMQADAAARTAHAGRNDESQPLAADIARAVGLTAAATPAPAGNAAVGVNDARGRMNREGAAWAAEAQPAPAQTPAQPGTAPAAPAAPSSALPAAAGLPGASSMGSGSAAPAAAQPGAQTGQATQAALDALNRKQDDLNRREQELKSLEQQVDAKLAQMQDLEARIKTMLKDAQGMKDEKLRHLVDVYTNMKAKQAAAVLETLDEKIAVRILAGMRGRQAGEILTYVQAEKAAKLSEALTRMQLPLE comes from the coding sequence ATGACGAAACCGCAACGCTTCGCTTCGAGCCTCCGTCTTTCTAGGCTCTGCCGCTGGCTGCTCACTGCCGCCGCCATCAAGGTGGCGCTGCTGGTGGCCTTTGCCCTGGAGCAGCCGTGGCCCTTCGCCACTGCCGATGCCCCGATCTCGGTATCCGACATGTCGGGCGCGTCGGGGGTCCCCGCCAGCATGCAGGCGGACGCTGCCGCGCGTACCGCACACGCCGGACGCAACGACGAATCCCAGCCTCTGGCGGCGGACATCGCCCGCGCCGTGGGCCTGACCGCTGCCGCCACGCCCGCCCCCGCTGGCAACGCCGCTGTCGGCGTCAATGACGCGCGGGGTCGCATGAACCGCGAGGGCGCCGCCTGGGCCGCCGAGGCGCAACCCGCCCCCGCCCAGACTCCTGCTCAGCCGGGCACCGCTCCCGCTGCCCCCGCCGCCCCGTCGTCCGCCCTGCCCGCGGCCGCCGGGCTGCCGGGGGCATCGTCCATGGGTTCGGGCAGCGCCGCCCCTGCCGCAGCACAGCCCGGCGCCCAAACCGGTCAGGCCACCCAGGCCGCGCTGGACGCCCTGAACCGCAAGCAGGACGATCTGAACCGCCGCGAGCAGGAACTGAAAAGTCTGGAACAGCAGGTGGACGCCAAGCTGGCCCAGATGCAGGACCTGGAGGCGCGCATCAAGACCATGCTCAAGGATGCGCAGGGCATGAAGGACGAAAAGCTGCGCCATCTGGTGGACGTGTATACCAACATGAAGGCCAAGCAGGCGGCGGCCGTGCTGGAAACCCTGGACGAGAAGATCGCCGTCAGGATTCTGGCGGGCATGCGCGGCAGACAGGCGGGCGAAATCCTGACCTACGTGCAGGCGGAAAAGGCCGCCAAGCTGTCCGAGGCGCTCACCCGCATGCAACTGCCCCTCGAATAG
- a CDS encoding tRNA pseudouridine synthase A, with translation MARLALTVSYVGTRLAGWQIQARTDRPQPRTVQGELERIAERIVGAPVRLHGAGRTDSGVHAEAQVAHMDVPDHRADLDWQRAFNAGLPDDISVAAVVRVPDDFHSRFDARGKTYTYRLWPERRWAPPRLAPFAWATGALDLDAMDAAAAHLHGTHDFASFQNTGTDITTTVRTVTRVARRYEGEAPVHPALPGAMPLSDADGDMNCISAGLRVIAWNFEADGFLKQMVRNMMGLLVAVGRGKLPPDAVPAILAARDRKAAPATAPAQGLTLTRVHY, from the coding sequence ATGGCCCGTCTCGCGCTTACCGTTTCCTACGTGGGCACCCGGCTGGCCGGGTGGCAGATCCAGGCCCGTACCGACCGCCCCCAGCCGCGCACGGTGCAGGGCGAACTGGAACGCATCGCCGAGCGCATCGTGGGCGCGCCGGTGCGGCTACACGGCGCGGGGCGTACCGATTCCGGCGTGCACGCGGAAGCGCAGGTGGCCCACATGGACGTGCCCGACCACCGGGCGGACCTGGACTGGCAGCGCGCCTTCAACGCCGGACTGCCCGACGACATTTCCGTGGCCGCAGTGGTCCGCGTGCCTGACGACTTCCACTCACGTTTCGACGCGCGCGGCAAGACCTACACCTACCGCCTGTGGCCCGAACGACGCTGGGCGCCGCCCCGGCTGGCCCCCTTCGCGTGGGCCACGGGGGCGCTGGATCTGGACGCCATGGACGCCGCCGCCGCGCACCTGCACGGCACGCACGACTTCGCCAGCTTTCAGAACACTGGCACCGACATCACCACCACCGTGCGCACCGTGACCAGGGTGGCACGCCGTTACGAGGGCGAAGCCCCGGTTCACCCCGCGCTGCCGGGGGCAATGCCCCTGTCGGACGCGGATGGCGACATGAACTGCATATCCGCAGGCCTGCGCGTCATCGCCTGGAACTTCGAGGCCGACGGCTTTCTCAAGCAGATGGTGCGCAACATGATGGGCCTGCTGGTGGCCGTGGGGCGCGGCAAGCTGCCCCCGGACGCCGTGCCCGCCATCCTGGCCGCCCGCGACCGCAAGGCGGCCCCCGCCACGGCCCCGGCGCAGGGGCTGACCCTGACCCGCGTGCATTATTAG